The nucleotide sequence ggggagtcATGGGTTGAGGGCCAAGCAGGCTCCGGAAGAAGGGGTGAGCAAGGGGAGAAGCATGGATGGAAAATAAGGAGGTGGTTAGTGGTAGGGGTTGATAAGATGGAATGGACGGAGAGGATTGCTTGCAAGGGAAGGAAATGAAAGGGATGGTAGGGGCGCCTGGTTTTCTGACAGTAGTCGGGATGGAATAAAAGCAAAGCAACGCGGGTTCGCGGAGGATGGCCTGTTTGGGCTTGTGAGCTGCTCGAGCTCAAGTTTAAACGAGCCTCATTTTGGGCTTGggttcgggctcgtttgactaatgaGCGAGCTTGAGTCGAACTTTTACCGAGCCGAATCCGAGCAGCTTGGCTTATTAATAGGCCTAATGGAACCTTTCATCTGAATTGTCGATCAGagttgctgattttgataaattttttattaaaagcatTGGTTGGATATGGAGGGTTGGCATTCATACCAAGATTGCTCTATTTTTGTAGAAATTAGTATGAAATCGACTTTCATATGACAACATTTTGTACCACCATAGCTTACGTATTTCTGATCATTGTAACCTATGCCATGATTTAGAGGAATTTGTTCTCATGTTATTTTACATTGTAGTTTGGCTTCCTAGATGTGCCGATTTTTAATGCTTTGACTATCTCTATATTTTCTCTTGATACTTTTTTTCTAGATTATTAAAGAGAGATGAAAGGACAACCAGTGTTCAAAGGCAGTATTGATGTTTTATATCCAGTGTTCAAAGGCAGTATTGATGTTTTATACCGCATGACAAATTTGGATGGCCAAAAATGATCGCATGTTATTATTCGGAGTCCCAGAGTGATTCCTACAAGAGGTTCAAACCGCATTGGAGTACATTAATTGCTACTGCCTTGAAGGAAACATTGATAGTTGGGAAAAACTATGGCTCTTCTTTCACAGGTTATGTATCCCCTCGGAGGATCGACTTCACTTAGGAGTCACTACcttttagtttcttcaagattaaCTTTAAATAGTGGTATGAGTTAGTTTTATTATTAGACATACGAGTGGTGCTTTTGTTATGGCAGGCGAAGTTAGATTAATTGATACTACAGTTTTTATAGTAGAACTTTGTGCCGCATGGAATGGTATCATATGCACTAAAAATTCTATAGGCGACGCATATTATCTTTGGCAGCTGTTAGATGGCTATCTGGATTAGCATCTTCAAAGATCAGTACCCATTTATTACGACAAGATTGTTGGAAAATGGAGAAACTCTACGATCTTTTATAAAGAGACTAAcggcaaaaaaaaagagactaaCGGCATCATTACACATCCAAAACTTCGTCCGCAGGCACATCTTACCTTTCCGGTTCCCTCCAAGCCTGGACCTACCAGACATTCTCACACCCTCCTCTCGTCCCGAATCAGACACCAAACGAGTTCCTGAGCCTATGTGGCACCGAACCAATGGCCCAAAATCTCAGGTAACTCCCCAACCTCGATGCCACGTAGGTAGGGAATGCCTGGTGAAATTTCTAGGCTGCGTCGCAGTACTGTTCCCTCGCTCCGACCAAAGATTTGTGTGCCTCCAACTCCCGGGCTCCGTCGCCGCGGCGTTAGGCTCGCATAGGACGAAGGACACCTAACGTGTCGTTCATGCATTGGTAGTCCCAGAATCATTGTTCCACTTTACCCACCAATCAAAGTCCTCCGCTGTTATTGGGCCGACAGCTAAGCTTACGGGGTTCGCATGTCTGCATCCATCTCGTCTCCATTTATCTCTCCCTCCCCTCGCTTTCTTTTTATAGCTCCCGTTCCCTCGATCAATGCGTAAACTCCAACCCCATTCCCTCTCCAAACGTCCCCATTTTTGTTAACCCCTATTTCTCTCCATTGACTCGACTCCAATCGGATTCTCCGCCGAAGGCGGTGTCCGGACCCGGCCCATCAATGGACGGCCGCCACCTCGAGTCCTCCTCCTCGCTCCCCTTCTCCTACGCCCCCCTCCCCTCCGGCGCAGCCGCCGGCGTCCCCGCCGAGAGGCATCGGTCCAacacccgcctcctcttcctcgccGCGGTCGTCTTCTGCCTTCTCGTCCTCGCTGCCTTCCTCTCCGGCGATGGCCGCGACGCCCCTCCCCCCGATCCCTCAGCCGCTTCCTCCCATGTCGCATTCCGCCCTGTCTCCCGCGGCCCCTCCGATGGCGTCTCCGAGAAGACCTCCGGCGCCTTCCCGACTCTCCTCTCCGCCACCGCTGGTGACTCTGCTGCCGCCCCCCCGCCCTACCCCTGGACCAACGCCATGCTCGAGTGGCAGCGCACCGGCTTCCATTTCCAGCCTCCCAAGAACTGGATGAACGGTCCTGAGCTCATCTCTCTCCCATTTCCTTTTTATTcgagaaacaaaaaaagaacgAGCTTTCTTAATTTCtaactccctttttttttttcccccgctTGGTGGTGGAATCTGatgtctttcttcttctctcttcttcccctcaGATCCCAAcggtaagcaaaaaaaaaaataaaatcaaattgtTGATCATCAAGCATTTGTAAGTTTCCGAAGAGATCCTGAACGTCGGATTTGATCTGATGGTACATACGCAGGGCCGATGTGGCACAAGGGGTGGTATCATCTCTTCTACCAGTATAACCCGGACTCCGTGGTGTGGGGGAACATCACGTGGGGCCACGCCGTGTCACGTGACCTGGTCCACTGGGAGCACCTTCCCCTCGCCATGGTCCCCGACCGCTGGTACGACCTCAGCGGCGTCTGGACCGGCTCCGCCACCATCCTCCCGACCGGCCAAATCATCATGCTCTACACCGGTTCGACCAACGAATCGGCCCAGGTCCAGAACCTGGCCGTGCCAGTCGACCCGTCCGACCCCCTGCTAAAAACCTGGGCCAAGTCCGACTCGAACCCGGTCCTCTTCCCCCCGCCCGGCATCGGCGCCAGGGACTTCCGTGACCCCACCACCGCCTGGTACGACCCGTCGGACGACACGTGGAAGATCGCCATCGGGTCCAAGGATGGGTCCCACGTGGGTATCGTGATCGTGTACAGGACCCGGGATTTCGTCAGCTACGAGCTCGTGCCGGGGCTGTTACATAGGGTGCCGGGGACGGGGATGTGGGAGTGCGTGGATTTTTTTCCGGTGGCTGCGGCGGAGGGgccggaggcggcggaggggaTGGACacgtcggcggcggcggcggcggcggggccCGGGGTGAGGCACGTGCTGAAGGCAAGCATGGACGACGACCGGCACGACTACTATGCCATCGGGACGTACGATGCCGAGACCAACACGTGGCGGCCGGAGGACGAGCGGATGGACGTGGGGATTGGCCTGCGGTACGACTGGGGGAAGTTCTACGCGTCCAAGACGTTCTACGACCCGGCGAGGAGGAGAAGGGTGTTGTGGGGTTGGATCGGCGAGACCGACAGCGAGCGCGCCGATGTTTTGAAGGGCTGGGCTTCGCTTCAGGTATGTCGGTCAACGACTTTTTTCTCCCTCCTTTCTTTGACTTTTTTACACGACAAATATTTTTCGCCGAGACATCAGTTTCCGTGCATGCATGGGAGTTCCCGTGTGCATGTTGGATGATTCATCCACTGTGATAATCTTAGCGTGCTGATGAACAGTAGATGGCTGGCTACACGCTGGATTCCAGGATAGCCAACTAGTCatgctatttatttttttttttgatcgttggtgataaatatttatattttatacttaGTAATTTATTGCACCTTGTTTTTACTCTTACTGTTACAGTAGTCTTGAAATTTTCATCAAAGTTCCATCTTAAGCATGACGAACCAACTCGACGGTTGATTTCcatattgattgattgattgactTTCGGAACATGCATGCATAGGTAAGCTATGATTTTATAAGGTTAATAAAGCATCATTTTAATAACCAAGGTTTAAAATAATCGGCATTCTAACATTATGATAGCCATCGAGGATCTCTGTTATGCTGTATAATTTTGACTTCTACCAAAATGTTGCATATGTTGACCGCAGCAATTAAAGTGTTGGTCATTATTCAATTTTGTTGATGTTTGACATATTTGCTATGTATTTGGATCAAATATTCCGAATTTAAATTTCTTgactaatttaaaataatttgtttatttgataAGCAGTGGCTTAGCAAattacttttattattttttcatcaTCTTTTGTTATTTTCTGTAAGATTGGCTAGTAATGGCTGTTAAAATCCATTCCCACAATTATCTGAACCACAGATAAACTAGATAAATAACAGTCATTCTCTATAAAAAAAAGTTTCTAAGGTCAgttattttgaatcaaaatttatCCATATTTAAACTTTGCTAGTAACACCATGATGTGATAAAAAATCCACTAGATCAAAATCATTAGGAGCCCTAGTTCAGTAAAGTTCAGTATACTTTCTTTTAGTAATAGAGAATGGTGCAAAACTTTCAGGATCATCAAGAAGCTGGCTATTCCCAAGCTATTTGTAAAGCTGTACCATGGCCTTCTTTAATTTTAATTGCATAGGGCCAGTGGCACATTGAAATGGGATCCATAAAATTGGGACCCATATGAAGGAAAACGTGCAGTTCGGTGGTTTTATCATTGCCTGTGCACGAGCAGGAGTGGATGTGGAACCTCAGTGAATGAGTACTTTGTTAGAAGAATTAGGCTATAAAACATAGATATTGGTTctataactaatataagcattAAACTCGATCTTTATTCCAAAAGGTGACAATGTCACCTATGTTTTGGTGTCCTTGAATATCTCAGTTAAGATCGTTATATGCAATACACTTGTCCTTAATCCACATGTCATATACTAGAATCCACCCTGTAATGCATTGTGGGTCACACTAATCCCTTTGTTCATGCGTTACCAAGGATGGGGCCATAGAATTACTTCAGTAGATCTAGGCCGTGAGGTCTATATATAAAGAATCTAGAAAAAACCTGGCCTGACTGTAGTTTGTTGTAGTGAGGATCCATGCTCTCCCAtgattttaatctcaaaatatTTAGTGACTTATTCACAGATTATCCATAGCAGCTGAAGTGCATCACCATGTGATAAGATTTACTGTTCACTGGATTCATGAGTTCATTTGTGAACTTAATGATAGATAGGAGGACTTCAATACCCTTCAATTACTTCATAAATATAACACTGCAGGCCATCCCCCGAACGGTGCTTTTTGATACCAAAACCAGAAGCAACCTGCTCCAATGGCCTGTGGAGGAGGTGGAGAGATTAAGGATGAGCAGCAAGAACTTCAGTGGCATCGTCATTGACTCTGGATCAGTGCTCTCCCTTAACATCACCAGAGCCACACAGGTAGCTCAGAAGCAAGAAGGGCATTTTGGTCATTTCATCTTTTTCGCCGCTATGACACTCTAATGGTAATTAACTGAGAACCAATTATTAACTTCTTGTTTCTGTTGCAGCTAGATATAGAGGCTGTATTTGAGATTGAGGGGGAAGCATTGGCAATGACAGTCGAGGCCGATGTAGGGTACAACTGCAGCACGAGCGGTGGGGCTGCTGAGAGGGGCATGCTTGGACCATTTGGCTTGCTCGTCTTAGCTAATGAGAGGCTGTCGGAGCAGACTGCAGTCTACTTCTACATTGCAAGGGGAACAGATGGCAACCTTCGCACTCATATCTGCCATGATGAATTAAGGTTTAGAAtccttgatcttcttcttcttgtcttACAATTATCTTTATAAACTATAAAAATTAGGAGAGACAAGGCATTCCTTATCTTATTCAACATTAAAAGGTTGTGATCCTCAAAGATGGATCTTGATAGAGATTGTAGGATTCAGGCTCTCATCCTACCCACATTCCTAGATCTGCCTCCTTTCCCTTTTCATTTTGAGAAATGAATGATACGGTGCATTAGGTGAACATGAAGTTATGGTCCACCAGTCCTTGCAGCTCATTTCTCATCAAATAATGACCGACTGCCTTCTATTTATCGTACATGTAATAAGCTATTAAGATTTACTAAATGAGAATCCAATGATGGTTGATTGCCCTTGAATTTTTTCCCCTCCAATGCTCCTATGTCCTTAACACTACAAGCATGTTCCATGCATGAACATGTTTTCTCTTTCCCTCCTATATGTAAGCTGCATTATGAGAATTCGAGTTAACAAGGGCTAAGTTAGGAATTTCCAAGAGTTAGGTTATCTCTTCTTAAGGAGGTTAACTAATCTTGTGATTGATGGATGGCAAAATTAAGTTTAAAGTTTAAGTAGCTTCTTCCTGCTCTGCCAGCATAACATTCCCATCAAGACCAATGGCAATGCTTGCATTTAGTTACTAAAACAAATGAAAAATCCATCAACCCACATTGCTGATCTGCCCTTTTATTTAATGATGGTGCCCTTTGTACCACTCTTCAGGctaaacatctctctctctctctctctatagttTTATTGTAGTTTTATGCATGCATATGCATGTCCATGATACATAGATTTCAAACTAGTGGCTACATGGCTTTGTGAAAGTTGATGCCATGTCATAAACTCTGTTTTCTTTTGCCTACAGGTTTTCTGATAGTGCTATCCATTCTACATAGGTTATGCATCAATTTGGAACACTGGTTTGTGGAACTTAATATCATGCAATATGCTCAAATGTAGGTCATCCAGGGCAAATGACATTATCAAGAGAGTAGTCGGGAGCACAGTTCCGGTGCTCGACGGTGAAAGGTTGTCCGTGAGAATACTGGTAAGTCGACGTTCGAGGACTTATCTTCTATATTATCCTTTAATTATAAGGAAGATCACACCccccaattaaaaaaaaagagatgaatCACATTATTTTCTAGAAGCAGGAGGGCAGTGCCTGAATGAAAGAATCACTTTATCATGAATTAAAACTCAGCAAGCAGGGGGATAGTTTGGTTAGAGAAGAAATTATAATTGGTAAATCTCTTTCTAATGATGCCTTGAACTTTTAGTCCATACTGGAAGGTGAGTCATTCACAATACAATATTATATGTGACCTGCCCTTAAATATCCAATAGATCATTAATTAGTTTTATCAAATTTGTGCAAACAAATCCTGTTCTTCCATCTTTATCACTTTGTGATATCTATAAAGACATCGATTTAGAGGTTAAGGTATGATCTTTTGTCAtgttcaaaaaataaataaataaataaataaataaataatttgcatgCTCAGATataaatttatctttttttgcTTATACTTTTAGATAAGAAGACAGGAGAGTTCATAAACAACGAATGCAGAGTTTACATATAAATTTTAGATTATATTATATGGGCAacatttattaataaaaaaattctcaAAATTCAGTCACTAAATTCTTGCAGTGCATGGAGATATTTCTAGAGGAAAACAAGAGAGATTTATTATGATGATTGCATTCATGAAAGAAATGGAAGAATATTTACTACGATCAAGTTCAGATATCTTTTTCTTAAACATATGATCAAGTTCAAATGTCTCTAGATAGATTAATACTTCAACAATATCTGCAACTTGGATAGAGTATGAATGGAATGTGATTTTTTCCCAGGTGGATCACTCTATTGTTGAG is from Phoenix dactylifera cultivar Barhee BC4 chromosome 18, palm_55x_up_171113_PBpolish2nd_filt_p, whole genome shotgun sequence and encodes:
- the LOC103710714 gene encoding beta-fructofuranosidase 1, which produces MDGRHLESSSSLPFSYAPLPSGAAAGVPAERHRSNTRLLFLAAVVFCLLVLAAFLSGDGRDAPPPDPSAASSHVAFRPVSRGPSDGVSEKTSGAFPTLLSATAGDSAAAPPPYPWTNAMLEWQRTGFHFQPPKNWMNDPNGPMWHKGWYHLFYQYNPDSVVWGNITWGHAVSRDLVHWEHLPLAMVPDRWYDLSGVWTGSATILPTGQIIMLYTGSTNESAQVQNLAVPVDPSDPLLKTWAKSDSNPVLFPPPGIGARDFRDPTTAWYDPSDDTWKIAIGSKDGSHVGIVIVYRTRDFVSYELVPGLLHRVPGTGMWECVDFFPVAAAEGPEAAEGMDTSAAAAAAGPGVRHVLKASMDDDRHDYYAIGTYDAETNTWRPEDERMDVGIGLRYDWGKFYASKTFYDPARRRRVLWGWIGETDSERADVLKGWASLQAIPRTVLFDTKTRSNLLQWPVEEVERLRMSSKNFSGIVIDSGSVLSLNITRATQLDIEAVFEIEGEALAMTVEADVGYNCSTSGGAAERGMLGPFGLLVLANERLSEQTAVYFYIARGTDGNLRTHICHDELRSSRANDIIKRVVGSTVPVLDGERLSVRILVDHSIVESFAQGGRTCITSRVYPTEAIYSATKAFLFNNGTGALVIARSLTIWEMDSTFDHPYSTQV